One Spiribacter halobius DNA segment encodes these proteins:
- the aceE gene encoding pyruvate dehydrogenase (acetyl-transferring), homodimeric type, with protein sequence MAARLTPTPLPGDVDPEETREWLEALEAVLEYEGTERAHFLLEALVDQARRRGGQLPFKATTAYQNTIPPQMEAKSPGDAALEWRIRSIIRWNAMAMVVQANRDREGIGGHIASFASSATLYEVGFNHFWHAPSENHGGDLVFIQGHSAPGIYARAFLEGRLTEEDLHNFRADLAKQGKPLSSYPHPWLMPDFWQLPTVSMGLGPIMGVYQARFMKYLHNRGIANTEDRKVWVFCGDGEMDEPESLGAIGVAAREELDNLIFVVNCNLQRLDGPVRGNGKIIQELEGEFRGAGWNVLKVIWGSYWDPLLAKDTKGLLRKRMEECVDGEYQNFKAKGGAYTREHFFGKYPELKEMVANMTDEDIWRLNRGGHDPHKVYAAYAEATRHKGQPTVILAKTVKGYGMGDAGEGQNITHQQKKMAEQALKQFRDRFQIPVPDDQVAEAPFYKPADDSPEIQYLHERRRHLGGYLPQRRTDAKPLKVPELSAFEVLLRDSGEREMSTTMAFVRALAVIAREKPLAKHLVPIVPDEARTFGMEGLFRQIGIYSAKGQLYEPQDADQLMYYREDKKGQILQEGINEAGAMSSWIAAATAYTNHGVEMVPFFAYYSMFGYQRVGDLWWAAGDMQAKGFLMGGTAGRTTLNGEGLQHEDGHSHLMSAVVPNCRSYDPTFAYEMAVIIQDGLKRMYEDQESVFYYITMLNENYHQPAMPKGAEEGIRKGMYLFRKGGRGKTRVQLMGSGSIFMEVIAAAELLKQDWGVDSDLWSCPSFTELRREGIDCERWNMLHPEKKPRVPYVAQCLEKHGGPVVASTDYMRSFADQIRPYLDRRFVVLGTDGYGRSDTRENLRRFFEVDRYYVTVAALKALADEGTIPAKKVTEAIKKYNIDADAPNPVTV encoded by the coding sequence ATGGCGGCAAGACTGACCCCCACCCCCCTTCCGGGTGACGTCGATCCCGAGGAGACCCGGGAATGGCTCGAGGCCCTGGAGGCCGTACTTGAGTACGAGGGCACCGAGCGCGCCCATTTCCTGCTCGAGGCCCTGGTGGACCAGGCTCGGCGACGCGGCGGTCAGCTGCCGTTCAAGGCCACCACGGCCTACCAGAACACCATCCCGCCGCAGATGGAGGCGAAGTCCCCCGGTGACGCCGCACTGGAGTGGCGCATCCGCTCCATTATCCGCTGGAACGCCATGGCCATGGTGGTGCAGGCGAACCGCGATCGTGAGGGGATCGGCGGCCACATCGCCTCCTTCGCCTCCTCCGCGACCCTCTACGAGGTGGGCTTCAACCACTTCTGGCACGCGCCGAGCGAGAACCACGGCGGCGATCTGGTGTTCATCCAGGGCCACTCGGCGCCGGGCATCTACGCCCGCGCCTTCCTCGAGGGCCGCCTCACCGAGGAGGACCTGCACAACTTCCGCGCCGACCTCGCCAAGCAGGGCAAGCCGCTGTCCTCCTATCCGCACCCCTGGCTGATGCCCGACTTCTGGCAGCTGCCGACGGTGTCCATGGGGCTCGGGCCGATCATGGGCGTCTACCAGGCGCGGTTCATGAAGTACCTGCATAACCGCGGCATCGCCAACACCGAGGACCGCAAGGTGTGGGTCTTCTGCGGCGACGGCGAGATGGACGAGCCGGAGTCCCTCGGCGCCATCGGCGTGGCGGCCCGCGAGGAGCTGGACAACCTCATCTTCGTGGTCAACTGCAATCTGCAGCGCCTGGACGGGCCGGTGCGCGGCAACGGCAAGATCATCCAGGAGCTGGAGGGTGAATTCCGCGGCGCCGGCTGGAACGTCCTCAAGGTGATCTGGGGCTCGTACTGGGACCCGCTGCTTGCCAAGGACACCAAGGGCCTTCTGCGCAAGCGCATGGAGGAATGCGTCGACGGCGAGTACCAGAACTTCAAGGCCAAGGGCGGCGCTTACACCCGCGAGCACTTCTTCGGCAAGTACCCCGAGCTGAAGGAGATGGTCGCCAACATGACCGACGAGGACATCTGGCGGCTCAACCGCGGCGGCCACGATCCGCACAAGGTCTATGCCGCCTACGCCGAGGCCACCCGGCACAAGGGCCAGCCCACGGTGATCCTGGCGAAGACGGTCAAGGGCTACGGCATGGGCGATGCCGGCGAGGGCCAGAACATCACCCATCAGCAGAAGAAGATGGCCGAGCAGGCGCTGAAGCAGTTCCGCGACCGCTTCCAGATCCCGGTGCCGGACGACCAGGTGGCCGAGGCGCCGTTCTACAAGCCGGCCGACGACAGCCCCGAGATCCAGTACCTGCACGAGCGCCGGCGCCACCTCGGCGGCTATCTGCCGCAGCGACGCACCGACGCCAAGCCCCTCAAGGTGCCGGAGCTCTCCGCCTTCGAGGTGCTGCTGCGCGACAGCGGCGAGCGCGAGATGTCCACCACCATGGCGTTCGTGCGCGCACTGGCCGTGATCGCCCGCGAGAAGCCGCTGGCGAAGCATCTGGTGCCCATCGTCCCCGACGAGGCGCGGACCTTCGGCATGGAGGGCCTGTTCCGCCAGATCGGCATCTACTCCGCCAAGGGCCAGCTCTACGAGCCCCAGGACGCCGATCAGCTGATGTACTACCGGGAGGACAAGAAGGGGCAGATCCTCCAGGAGGGCATCAACGAGGCGGGGGCGATGTCGAGCTGGATCGCCGCGGCCACCGCCTACACCAACCACGGTGTGGAGATGGTGCCCTTCTTCGCCTACTACTCGATGTTCGGCTACCAGCGGGTGGGCGATCTCTGGTGGGCCGCCGGCGACATGCAGGCCAAGGGCTTCCTCATGGGTGGCACCGCCGGGCGCACCACGCTGAACGGCGAGGGGCTGCAGCACGAGGACGGCCACAGCCACCTGATGAGCGCGGTGGTGCCGAACTGCCGCTCCTACGACCCGACCTTCGCCTACGAGATGGCGGTGATCATCCAGGACGGGCTGAAGCGGATGTACGAGGACCAGGAATCGGTCTTCTACTACATCACCATGCTCAATGAGAACTACCACCAGCCGGCCATGCCGAAGGGCGCCGAGGAGGGCATCCGCAAGGGCATGTACCTGTTCCGCAAGGGCGGACGCGGCAAGACCCGGGTGCAGCTGATGGGCTCGGGGAGCATCTTCATGGAGGTGATCGCCGCCGCCGAGCTGCTCAAGCAGGACTGGGGGGTGGATTCGGATCTCTGGAGCTGCCCCTCGTTCACCGAGCTGCGCCGGGAGGGCATCGACTGCGAGCGCTGGAACATGCTGCACCCGGAGAAAAAGCCGCGGGTGCCCTATGTCGCCCAGTGCCTCGAGAAGCACGGCGGCCCCGTGGTGGCGTCCACGGACTACATGCGCTCGTTCGCCGACCAGATCCGCCCCTACCTGGACCGCCGCTTCGTGGTCCTGGGCACGGATGGCTACGGGCGCTCCGACACCCGGGAGAACCTGCGCCGGTTCTTCGAGGTGGACCGCTACTACGTCACGGTGGCAGCGCTGAAGGCCCTCGCCGACGAGGGCACGATACCTGCGAAGAAGGTCACCGAGGCCATCAAGAAGTACAACATCGACGCCGACGCGCCCAACCCCGTCACTGTCTGA